Proteins found in one Natrinema saccharevitans genomic segment:
- a CDS encoding helix-turn-helix domain-containing protein: MNVDEFTGAGELPDALAFVAPNRAEYYVAIDRADGPATADDLEDALEYSRPTVYRALNDLQEIGVVTETVRLDPEHGPTTAYETTLPAAEATASPVWDRARTDGGTDR, translated from the coding sequence ATGAACGTCGACGAGTTCACCGGCGCTGGCGAGTTGCCCGACGCGCTGGCGTTCGTCGCGCCGAACCGGGCCGAGTACTATGTCGCGATTGACCGCGCTGACGGCCCGGCAACTGCTGACGACCTCGAGGACGCCCTCGAGTACTCGCGGCCGACGGTCTACCGGGCCCTGAACGACCTGCAGGAGATCGGCGTCGTGACCGAAACCGTTCGGCTCGATCCCGAACACGGCCCGACGACGGCCTACGAAACGACGCTCCCGGCCGCCGAGGCGACGGCAAGCCCGGTTTGGGACCGAGCCCGCACCGATGGAGGTACCGACCGATGA
- a CDS encoding DNA cytosine methyltransferase, giving the protein MSDDTITVVDLFAGAGGLSTGLVKAIIDTNAQTIAREAGLEADAITMDHTRVHWWLTQNVELHAVNHWEPAIATHEQNHPWAEHYHAKIEELHPPDVVEPGEVDLLVGGPSCTHHSRARGGKPVQEQKRASGWHVLHWIEHLQPDHLLLENVPEFRKWAPIVDGKSTQDGSIFQRWVGMLEALGYSVLYDQEDDAYGTVLNAADYGEAQSRKRLFIMASQDTRPTEPEPTHVDEDPDKPDRRTAAAIIDWSDLGDSLWTRDLENPRVQPLAKSTMARIAEGIRRHCDDRLEPLADALEEIGKDELRDLRDHIVPAADAATVAAVVDRPFLVRIPSGRTALTTPSIVKYYGTSTVTPIDAPLDTVTSDGNHHALSSPETFCLRQQSGGVPPSTDRPLPTVATKGAIGMARATATPLVKPRNGAHRGLHSNPLYEADSRPLHTVTARNHDGHLVTPTLIHYSHGGALRDPTSDVLPTVATEKGGAFALSNPIVQPFIDEYYGNARANALDDPLPTVPTKDRFALCVPEVFPFGLDVRYRMLEPHELKQAQGFPESYELAGSTKEDITEQIGNAVPVNLARALARHLLTSETPSLATFGGGVTADPDAEVPEYSEVISDD; this is encoded by the coding sequence ATGAGCGACGACACAATCACCGTCGTGGACCTGTTCGCCGGCGCGGGCGGCCTTTCCACCGGCCTCGTCAAGGCGATCATCGACACGAACGCACAGACGATCGCCCGCGAGGCCGGCCTCGAGGCCGACGCGATCACGATGGACCACACCCGGGTTCACTGGTGGCTCACCCAGAATGTCGAACTTCATGCCGTCAATCACTGGGAGCCGGCGATCGCGACCCATGAGCAGAATCACCCGTGGGCCGAACACTACCACGCCAAGATCGAGGAACTGCACCCGCCGGACGTCGTCGAGCCCGGCGAGGTCGATCTCCTGGTGGGCGGACCATCGTGTACTCATCACAGCCGAGCGCGCGGCGGCAAGCCGGTGCAGGAGCAGAAACGCGCGAGCGGCTGGCACGTCCTCCACTGGATCGAACACCTCCAGCCCGATCATCTCCTGCTCGAGAACGTCCCTGAGTTCCGCAAGTGGGCTCCGATCGTCGACGGCAAATCCACGCAGGACGGCTCGATCTTCCAGCGGTGGGTCGGGATGCTCGAGGCGCTGGGCTACTCGGTGCTGTACGATCAAGAAGACGACGCCTACGGAACCGTCCTGAACGCCGCCGACTACGGCGAGGCCCAAAGCCGCAAGCGGCTGTTCATCATGGCCTCGCAGGACACGCGCCCGACCGAACCCGAACCAACTCACGTCGACGAGGATCCAGACAAGCCCGACCGCAGAACCGCGGCGGCTATCATCGACTGGTCGGATCTCGGGGACTCGCTCTGGACGCGCGACCTCGAGAACCCGCGGGTCCAACCGCTCGCGAAGTCGACGATGGCCCGAATCGCCGAGGGCATCCGCCGGCACTGCGACGACCGTCTCGAACCGCTGGCCGACGCCCTTGAGGAGATCGGCAAGGACGAACTGCGGGACCTTCGCGATCACATCGTGCCCGCCGCGGACGCCGCGACGGTCGCGGCCGTGGTTGACCGCCCGTTCCTCGTGCGGATTCCGAGCGGACGGACGGCACTGACGACGCCGTCGATCGTCAAGTACTACGGCACGAGTACGGTGACGCCGATCGACGCGCCACTCGATACCGTCACGTCCGACGGGAACCATCACGCGCTCTCGAGTCCGGAGACGTTCTGTCTCCGACAGCAGTCCGGCGGCGTGCCGCCGTCGACGGACCGGCCGCTGCCGACCGTCGCGACGAAGGGCGCGATCGGGATGGCCAGGGCAACGGCGACGCCGCTGGTCAAGCCCCGGAACGGGGCCCACCGCGGGCTCCATTCCAACCCGCTGTACGAGGCCGATTCGCGGCCGCTGCATACGGTGACCGCACGGAACCACGACGGCCACCTCGTGACGCCGACGCTGATCCACTACTCCCACGGCGGGGCGCTGCGGGACCCGACCAGCGACGTGTTGCCGACCGTCGCGACCGAGAAAGGCGGCGCGTTCGCCCTCTCGAATCCAATCGTCCAGCCGTTCATCGACGAGTACTACGGCAACGCTCGCGCGAACGCACTCGACGATCCGCTCCCGACGGTGCCGACGAAGGATCGCTTCGCGCTGTGTGTCCCCGAGGTGTTCCCGTTCGGCCTGGATGTCCGCTACCGGATGCTCGAGCCCCACGAACTGAAACAGGCACAGGGCTTCCCCGAGAGCTACGAGCTGGCCGGCAGCACGAAAGAGGATATCACCGAGCAGATCGGGAATGCCGTTCCCGTCAACCTCGCTCGGGCGCTTGCCCGACACCTGCTGACCTCTGAGACGCCGAGTCTCGCGACCTTCGGCGGCGGGGTGACGGCTGATCCCGATGCCGAGGTCCCGGAGTACTCCGAGGTGATCTCCGATGACTGA
- a CDS encoding winged helix-turn-helix domain-containing protein, whose translation MSDRTRDDETKQFNQEYTDEDFLEAIRECPVPSTGEVAEAVGCYRKTVLNRLGELEEQGEVGHKKVSGKAKVWYIDNE comes from the coding sequence ATGAGTGATCGAACTCGCGACGACGAGACCAAGCAGTTCAACCAGGAGTATACTGACGAGGACTTTCTCGAGGCGATCCGAGAGTGCCCGGTTCCATCGACCGGCGAGGTCGCCGAGGCGGTCGGGTGCTATCGAAAGACGGTACTCAATCGATTAGGTGAGCTCGAGGAGCAAGGCGAGGTCGGCCACAAGAAGGTCAGCGGGAAAGCGAAGGTGTGGTACATCGACAACGAGTAA
- a CDS encoding ArsR family transcriptional regulator, producing the protein MNKASDPVLEFLDGHDIAVPVSVLDIELDPSRATIARALSELESHGLIETHDDYTTHYQITDLGRDYLDGKVDADNLPANNDTDADGDADNDENDFDASELEDDGDEE; encoded by the coding sequence ATGAATAAAGCCAGTGACCCCGTTCTCGAGTTTCTGGACGGTCACGATATTGCAGTCCCGGTTAGTGTGCTAGATATCGAACTTGATCCATCTCGAGCTACAATCGCTCGCGCGCTATCGGAGTTGGAAAGTCACGGCCTAATCGAGACTCACGACGATTATACGACCCATTATCAGATTACGGACCTCGGTCGTGACTATCTCGATGGAAAGGTCGATGCGGACAATCTGCCGGCCAACAATGATACTGATGCTGATGGCGACGCAGATAATGACGAAAACGATTTCGACGCGAGCGAGTTGGAAGACGACGGTGACGAGGAATAG